Within the Ochrobactrum sp. Marseille-Q0166 genome, the region ACTTATTTCTTCAACAATGTCGCGACTTCAGGTCGGCGTTTTATTTGTTTCCTACCTTTGAAAAGTGGATATGCCACGCGCCATAGCAGAAGTATTGCGACAATTGCCGCATATATTACGGGCTCGGCAGGCCAACTTTTTACTGACATCAGAAAATGGATCGCACCACCTGCAATCGCTACATAGACCAGTTTGTGGAGTACGACCCACCGCCGCCCCAGCTTGCGAATGGACCAGTTATTCGATGTGAGTGCCAAAGGCACAAGAACTGCGAGGCTGACCATGCCGATGGTGATGAACGGTCTTTTGATTATATCTGCGATAAATGCGGAAATGTTGAGTGCCTGATCCAGGACCATATAGACGGCGAAATGCATCAAGACATAATAGAAGGCGAGTAGCCCGAGCGCGCGTCGATAGCGTAACAGGCTGACACCCGTTATTTGGCGGACAGGCGTAATAAGAAGGGTTAAGATCAGAAAGCGCAGAGCCCAGAGACCGAGCATATGCTCGAAACTTTTGATCGGGTCGGCGCCAAGCTGGTAGGTTGCACCGAGATAAAAAGCCCAGACAGCAGGCAGAAAGCCCAGAGCATACAGAACCCAGACCTTTAATTTATTGATATATGCGGATCTGGACTGAGCCGCCATGTCAGTAGTTTTTCCGCAAATCCATACCCGCGTAAAGCGAGGCAACTTCTTCGCCATAACCGTTGAATGGCAAGGTCGGGCGACGACTGGCGCTGAAAAAGCTGCCTTCGCCAATCCGGCGTTCGGTGGCTTGGGACCAGCGAGGATGGTCGACGTCGGGGTTTACATTGGCATAGAAGCCATATTCGTTTGCGGCCTGCTGCTGCCATGATGTGGGCGGTTGCTTTTCCACGAAACTGATCCTGGTGATCGATTTTATGCCCTTGAACCCATATTTCCACGGAGCAACCAGCCGGATGGGTGCGCCATTGGCATTGGGAAGTGTTTCACCATAAAGGCCCACCGAGAGGATCGTCAGCGGATGCATCGCTTCGTCAAGGCGCAAGCCTTCGACATAGGGCCAGTTCAAAGCCTGAAACAAGCCATTTTGCCCGGGCATTTCTTCTGGCCGTACGACACCGGTAAACGCAATATATTTGGCTGATCCCAGCGGTTCGACCTGTTTGAGCAGGCTTGCAAGGGGAAAGCCGATCCATGGAATAACCATCGACCACGCTTCGACACAGCGCATCCGATAGATACGCTCTTCAAGCGGCATCTTTGCGATCAGTTCCCGGATGTCGAATTCTTTGGGCTGTTTGACCAGTCCATCGACTTTTAATCTCCAGGGCAATGGTTTGAAGCTGCCTGAGTTGGCGGCAGGATCACTCTTGTCCGTACCGAATTCATAAAAATTATTATAGGTCGTGACAGAATCTTTGGGCGTCAGCTTCTCATCGACTTTATAGGCGGAAG harbors:
- the msrQ gene encoding protein-methionine-sulfoxide reductase heme-binding subunit MsrQ yields the protein MAAQSRSAYINKLKVWVLYALGFLPAVWAFYLGATYQLGADPIKSFEHMLGLWALRFLILTLLITPVRQITGVSLLRYRRALGLLAFYYVLMHFAVYMVLDQALNISAFIADIIKRPFITIGMVSLAVLVPLALTSNNWSIRKLGRRWVVLHKLVYVAIAGGAIHFLMSVKSWPAEPVIYAAIVAILLLWRVAYPLFKGRKQIKRRPEVATLLKK
- the msrP gene encoding protein-methionine-sulfoxide reductase catalytic subunit MsrP, producing MNSFKPGRFSSARLNSGDVTPKNLYLRRRDFLIGAGAIAATGFASGAVAEPLKATASAYKVDEKLTPKDSVTTYNNFYEFGTDKSDPAANSGSFKPLPWRLKVDGLVKQPKEFDIRELIAKMPLEERIYRMRCVEAWSMVIPWIGFPLASLLKQVEPLGSAKYIAFTGVVRPEEMPGQNGLFQALNWPYVEGLRLDEAMHPLTILSVGLYGETLPNANGAPIRLVAPWKYGFKGIKSITRISFVEKQPPTSWQQQAANEYGFYANVNPDVDHPRWSQATERRIGEGSFFSASRRPTLPFNGYGEEVASLYAGMDLRKNY